Part of the Sinorhizobium sp. BG8 genome, CAATGCCACGCCGTTCATCATCAGGTAGGGCTCGACGTCGTCGCTATCGAGCGCCACCGCGAGTGTCCCTGCCAGGAAATGGTCGGTGCCGAGCTGAACCTCGCCGTTGGCCGTCATCGAGGTTCGTTCCGTCGTGAAGGCGACCGACACGTCGGCGGGACCTGCCTTGTCCTGCGTGATCTTCAGCGCCAGCAGGCCATTCGGCTCGGCGTCGAAGGGCAGCGGATCCATTCCGGCCTGCCCGACAAGAACCGTCGTCACCGGGTTCTCGAGCGTGCCGTTAAGCCGGAAGCTTCGGCCGAGGATCAGATCCGCGAGCGTGCTCGCCTGGACATGAAGCTCGACGCGGCCGCCATTCGCCGTCCCCGTCAGGTTCGCCGCGAGCGGTTCCTTGCCGCCTTCCGGCACCGAGGCCGTCATCTCGACGTCGGCATCGTCATAGTAGCCCGCGCTGCTCACGAAGCGGGAAACCACCGGATGCTGCGGCAGGTGCCGCGCCAGGAGCTCGGCCACCGGCTGCATCGCCCCCGCCTTGAGAGCCATGCGGAAGCTCCCCGTGGGCGAAAGCAGCGAGCCGCCCATGCGCCCGCCGATTTCGATCTGCGCGCCGGCGAGGGAATCGACGTCCAGCCGCTGGATCTGTAGGATCCCCTCCTTGAGCGACAACGCGGCGGAAACGCCGTCCGCCTCCTCGCCGAGACCGGAGAAATGGTCCGCCTTCAGGTCGAGCGCAATCGCATGCTCGAGCACCGTCGACATTGAAGCATCACCTGCAATAAGCCCGGCAAGCGCCTGAAGCGATTCGAGTTCCACCCGATCGCCTTTCAGCTCCATCGAAAGCGTCGGCGTGCTGCCTGAGACGGACTGGCGTTCGATGCGCCCGGTCATCGAGGCGGGTCCGACCGCGAGCTCGAGGTTCTCGAAGCGTTGCAGTTCCTCGGTCAGGTCGACCTTCGCCGAGAAGCCGGCGGTCTTCAGCTTGCGGATGCGCGGATCGATCGAGCCCGCAAGCCAGGCCGCAAACCCGGAAGGCTGGTTCGATGCGAGCAGGAGATCGCCCGCGAAGCTGCGGGCCCCGCTGAGCGTGAGCCGCCCGCTCGCCTCAATCGTCGTGCGCCCGGGCAGCAGGGCCGCCCCTTTCTCGATTGTCCACCCGTCTCCGTCGGGCTTCACGTCCAGGCGCACGTCGCGCACGGTCGTGTCGCCGATGACGATTGCCGGCAGCGCAAGGCTGGCCCGTCCCGGGACCTGGGGTATGGGAATGTCGGCGACGATCGCAAGCAGCGCCTGCATCCGCTGGCGCGCCGAAAGCTGCGGGTTGCGGCCCGTCTTTCCGGCCTCCCCCTTGTTGCCGATGCGATTGACGTCGATCTGCTGCCCGTCGGCGATCAGCAGGAACTCCGGCTGCTTGCCGGTGTCGAGCGTCGCCTCGCCCGTCACCACATAGGGGTCCTCGGGATTGCCTGCCTCGAGCCGATAGTCCGGCACGCGCAGGCGCTCGTTCGAAAGCTCGAACTTGCCCCCGACCTTGATCGGCGCTCCGCCCGTCTTCGGATCGGGCGCAATCTTCTCGGCCAGCGTGAAGGTACCGTCGTACCGCGGCTTGAAATCGACGATCTTGAGTTCACCTTCGAGATCGGCGAGCAGCGGCAGCCGTTCGGGCACGATGCGCGCCCGCATGGAGAGCGTCCCATGCTCGTCGACCTGCCCGCTCGTCAGCTGGAAATCGCCCGCCTCGCCGTCGAGCGCGGCCCGCCCCTCCGCTTTCCAGGGGCCGGCAAGGGAACGCGCCGTCGCCTTGGCGTCGATGTCGGTCAGGCGTCGGGTCCGCCCGGTCTGCTCGTCGATGAACTCGAGCTCGCCGTCGGTGATGATGACGTTCTCGAGCACGACGGATTTCGCAGGGATCGCCCCGGCGCGGCCCCGCGCCCAGTCCAGCGTCCCGTCGGCAAGAAGCTTCAGCCGCGCCCTCGGCTGCTCCACGCGCATGTCGAAGATCAATGCCTCGCCGCTCAGGAACGGGGCGAGTTCGGCATCCATCGAGAACCGCGCGACCTCCACGATCGGCTTTCCGTCCTCCTCGCCGACGCGCACGTCGTTCAGTGTCACGGACGGAAACGGCAGTATGCGGGCGTCGACGCGGCCGTGCACCACGACCTTCCGGCCCATAATGCGGCTCGCCTCCTGCTCGAAGTTCTGCCGGAAATTGGTCCAGTCCACAAACAGCGGTGCCAGCAACGCCGCGAACAGCGCCAACACCACCAGACCGCCGAAGAAAATCACGAAGCGAGAAAGCAAAACGCGGGCCCCGATAAACCGTGTACCTGAATATAATCAGGATAATGCGCGATTGTCTCAACCCATCGTAAAAATCTTCCCCGGATTGAGAATGTTGTCCGGGTCGAGCGCGCGCTTGATCTCACGCATGAGGTCCACCGCCCCGCCCAGCTCGAGCGGAAGGAAGGCCTGCTTGCCCTGCCCGATGCCGTGTTCGCCCGTGCAGGTGCCGTCCATGTCGAGCGCCCGGGCGTTCAGCCGCGATACGAAGGCTTCCGCCTGCTCCACATCGGCGGGGTTCTTGTCATCGAGCACCAAGCTCACATGGAAGTTGCCGTCCCCCGCATGGCCGACGATGGGCGCGAGCAATCCGTGCTCCTCAATGTCGGCTTCGGTTGCGGCGACGCATTCCGCCAGCCGCGATATGGGCACGCAGACGTCGGTGGCAATGACCGCATGGCCGGGCCTCAGGGCCTTGGCGGCCCAATAGGCGTCGTGCCGGGCCTTCCAGAGCTTGGCGCGCTCGGCGGCGTCTGCGGTCCACTTGAACTCGCCGCCCCCGCACTCGGCGGTGATGTGCGCGAATTCCTCGGATTGCAGGCGCACGCTATCCTCGCTGCCGTGGAACTCGACGAACAGCGTCGGCAGCTCCGGAAGCGTCAGTCCCGAATAGGCGTTGCAGGCCCTGATCTGGAGGGCATTGACGAGCTCGATGCGCGCAACCGGAATACCGAGTTGCACCGTCATGATCACAGCGTTGCAGGCGTCCGCCAGCGTCGGGAAGCTGCAGACCCCGCCCGAGATCATCGCCGGAATGCCCTGCAGCCTGAGCGTGACCGAGGTCAGCACGCCGAGTGTTCCTTCCGCACCCACGAAGAGCCGCGTCAGGTCGTACCCGGCAGACGACTTGCGGGCGCGCCGCGCCGTGCGGATCTCCTCGCCCTTCGCCGTCACCGCGGTGACCGAAAGCACGTTGTCCTTCATGGTTCCGTAGCGCACGGCATTGGTGCCGGAGGCACGTGTCGAGGTCATGCCGCCGATCGAGGCGTTGGCGCCCGGGTCGATGGGGAAGAACAGGCCGGTGTCGCGGAGGTACGTGTTGAGTTCCTCGCGGGTGATGCCCGGCTCGACGGTGCAGTCCAGATCCTCCGCATTCACCTCCAGCACGCGGTTCATGCGGCTGAAATCGATGGATATGCCTCCGGCGGGAGCGTTTATCTGTCCCTCGAGCGACGAACCGGTGCCGAAGGGAATGACGGGAACCCGGTGTACGGCGCAGATCTTCACGGTCTCCGCCACGTCGCCTGCCGCCTCTGCGAACACGACGCCGTCGGGCAGCTGCGCCGGAATGTAGGTGGTGGTATGGGCGTGCTGCGCGCGAATCGCCTCTCCGGTCTGGAAGCGGTCGCCGAAGCGTTCGCGCAGCACCGCTACCGCCGCCGCAATCGCTTGCTCGTTTCGTGCCGCACCCTTGATGTCAGACAGCGCCATCGCCCGCCCTCCCTGTTATTTTCGGACCGTAGTCAGCAAATTGCCGAGCGGCTGTCCAGATGCAAGTTTGTCTTCGAGGTTAACCATGAACAAGCAACCGCCGCCTCTGATAATATTATAAATTTGCAATATACTTAGCCATCGCGGATAATTGCGGGAGATGGATGGGAGGAGAACATACCATGACATCGCGCAGCACCATGA contains:
- a CDS encoding AsmA family protein codes for the protein MLSRFVIFFGGLVVLALFAALLAPLFVDWTNFRQNFEQEASRIMGRKVVVHGRVDARILPFPSVTLNDVRVGEEDGKPIVEVARFSMDAELAPFLSGEALIFDMRVEQPRARLKLLADGTLDWARGRAGAIPAKSVVLENVIITDGELEFIDEQTGRTRRLTDIDAKATARSLAGPWKAEGRAALDGEAGDFQLTSGQVDEHGTLSMRARIVPERLPLLADLEGELKIVDFKPRYDGTFTLAEKIAPDPKTGGAPIKVGGKFELSNERLRVPDYRLEAGNPEDPYVVTGEATLDTGKQPEFLLIADGQQIDVNRIGNKGEAGKTGRNPQLSARQRMQALLAIVADIPIPQVPGRASLALPAIVIGDTTVRDVRLDVKPDGDGWTIEKGAALLPGRTTIEASGRLTLSGARSFAGDLLLASNQPSGFAAWLAGSIDPRIRKLKTAGFSAKVDLTEELQRFENLELAVGPASMTGRIERQSVSGSTPTLSMELKGDRVELESLQALAGLIAGDASMSTVLEHAIALDLKADHFSGLGEEADGVSAALSLKEGILQIQRLDVDSLAGAQIEIGGRMGGSLLSPTGSFRMALKAGAMQPVAELLARHLPQHPVVSRFVSSAGYYDDADVEMTASVPEGGKEPLAANLTGTANGGRVELHVQASTLADLILGRSFRLNGTLENPVTTVLVGQAGMDPLPFDAEPNGLLALKITQDKAGPADVSVAFTTERTSMTANGEVQLGTDHFLAGTLAVALDSDDVEPYLMMNGVALPQSGAGLPLKLSAEVTIDPKELRLTGIDGKADRNGFSGDFTLDRTASAKGRGTLAFDTIDLAWLAETVLGPVEDIAQGGLNTGELGNPGWNSADVFLALTARQFWPGIYGAVDNFKTALSWHGSDIALDDIEGDWFGGKLGGRLKLVNAEANGILEARLDLAGADLSKIVWASSEGPLGTGRAELTLAVDASGKSIAAMAKSATGSGEARLNGLEVQGINTAAFPAILAAADGVKGDITKERTGAIAEREIMQGRALLGAARIPFSIASGTLRAQNISAGDGYAEFAGDVEIGLSEQRIGSKVGLRFRAGDEALAGAEPEVVLSWAGLLDAPGRSLDVQPLANFLSLRKFEIERRRVETLQANVLEKQRLRREVALYRYRARQREWIAENVRLQEIEENRRRADAKIRAARHSAEQKAAAAAAAEFAAREEEVRKLQEAEAQAKAVAERLAAEEAARQQRRQRSNAGGGEELAPANRGQSLNFDVLPGFN
- a CDS encoding FAD-linked oxidase C-terminal domain-containing protein, which gives rise to MALSDIKGAARNEQAIAAAVAVLRERFGDRFQTGEAIRAQHAHTTTYIPAQLPDGVVFAEAAGDVAETVKICAVHRVPVIPFGTGSSLEGQINAPAGGISIDFSRMNRVLEVNAEDLDCTVEPGITREELNTYLRDTGLFFPIDPGANASIGGMTSTRASGTNAVRYGTMKDNVLSVTAVTAKGEEIRTARRARKSSAGYDLTRLFVGAEGTLGVLTSVTLRLQGIPAMISGGVCSFPTLADACNAVIMTVQLGIPVARIELVNALQIRACNAYSGLTLPELPTLFVEFHGSEDSVRLQSEEFAHITAECGGGEFKWTADAAERAKLWKARHDAYWAAKALRPGHAVIATDVCVPISRLAECVAATEADIEEHGLLAPIVGHAGDGNFHVSLVLDDKNPADVEQAEAFVSRLNARALDMDGTCTGEHGIGQGKQAFLPLELGGAVDLMREIKRALDPDNILNPGKIFTMG